A region from the Thauera humireducens genome encodes:
- a CDS encoding sensor histidine kinase, producing MPSICNPLRAIGLALALLLLAASPPATARTSGEIRIGVLDFLGSEATVGEWSPLLHHLEAALPGRTVRLEQLDHAGMRAAVAAGKLDFIVTNPGHYVELEAELGVSRILTLDAGGGRTPARALGSAVIVRADRSDLQSLIELRGKRVAIVGREGFGGFQLAWGVLADIGVSPDEDFAELQSVGFPMSTVLDAVASGRADAGIVRACLLEGLGEAGRAFRVLAPRNEPGFPCATSTPLYPDWPLASLRHTPPELARQVAIALLSMDADSDHPTWAVPADYQSVHDLFRKLEIGPYAYLREPTLMVMAQRYWPWVAGFALVLLGWILYTVRVEYLVQLRTAALSAALAERDRLESAARATQEQADHLARLSVLGELSGTLAHELNQPLATIANYANSIIRRADNGRLTDAALREATGEIAAQAERASGILSRIRAFARKRTAAREAVAPVELATEAIALFRGMMARAPAITFADTLPPDSRIEVDRLQIQQVLLNLLKNGYDASRDQPPERQALEIRLAATGDRLEIIVRDRGSGIDEATRARLFEPFFTTKDDGLGLGLSICRSIAEAHGGRLFAGTPADGIGTCFTLSLPGLKHDPAHDRT from the coding sequence ATGCCTTCCATCTGCAACCCGTTGCGCGCAATCGGCCTCGCGCTGGCCCTGCTGCTCCTCGCGGCCAGTCCGCCAGCGACCGCGCGCACATCCGGCGAGATCCGCATCGGCGTGCTCGACTTCCTCGGCTCGGAGGCCACGGTCGGCGAATGGTCGCCCTTGCTGCACCACCTCGAGGCTGCGCTGCCCGGCCGGACCGTGCGGCTCGAACAGCTCGACCACGCCGGCATGCGTGCCGCCGTTGCCGCGGGAAAGCTCGACTTCATCGTCACCAATCCCGGTCACTACGTCGAACTCGAGGCCGAACTCGGCGTCAGCCGCATCCTCACGCTGGACGCGGGCGGCGGACGCACGCCTGCGCGGGCGCTGGGTTCGGCGGTGATCGTACGCGCCGACCGCAGCGACCTTCAGTCGCTGATCGAGCTGCGCGGCAAGCGCGTCGCCATCGTGGGTCGGGAAGGTTTCGGCGGGTTTCAGCTCGCGTGGGGCGTGCTCGCGGACATCGGCGTGTCCCCCGACGAGGATTTCGCCGAACTGCAGAGCGTGGGCTTTCCGATGAGCACGGTGCTCGACGCGGTGGCCAGCGGCCGTGCCGACGCCGGCATCGTGCGCGCCTGCCTGCTCGAGGGCCTCGGCGAGGCGGGCCGCGCCTTCCGCGTGCTGGCGCCGCGCAACGAGCCGGGCTTTCCCTGCGCCACCAGCACGCCGCTCTACCCCGACTGGCCGCTCGCCAGCCTGCGCCACACGCCACCCGAGCTTGCCCGGCAGGTCGCGATCGCGCTGCTGTCGATGGATGCGGACAGCGACCACCCGACCTGGGCGGTGCCGGCCGACTACCAGTCGGTGCATGACCTGTTCCGCAAGCTGGAGATCGGTCCCTACGCCTACCTGCGCGAACCCACGCTGATGGTGATGGCGCAGCGCTACTGGCCCTGGGTCGCAGGTTTCGCCCTCGTGCTGCTGGGCTGGATCCTGTACACCGTGCGCGTCGAGTACCTGGTGCAACTGCGCACCGCGGCCCTCAGCGCCGCACTGGCCGAGCGCGACCGTCTGGAGTCGGCCGCGCGCGCGACGCAGGAACAAGCCGACCACCTCGCCCGCCTGTCGGTGCTGGGCGAGCTGTCGGGCACGCTCGCCCACGAACTCAACCAGCCGCTGGCCACCATCGCCAACTACGCCAACAGCATCATCCGCCGCGCCGACAATGGCCGCCTGACCGACGCCGCGCTGCGCGAAGCGACCGGCGAGATCGCCGCCCAGGCCGAACGCGCCTCGGGCATCCTGTCACGCATCCGCGCCTTCGCGCGCAAGCGCACCGCGGCCCGCGAGGCGGTCGCGCCGGTCGAACTCGCCACCGAGGCCATCGCCCTGTTCCGCGGCATGATGGCGCGCGCGCCGGCGATCACCTTCGCCGACACCCTGCCGCCGGACAGCCGCATCGAGGTCGACCGCCTGCAGATCCAGCAGGTCCTGCTGAACCTGCTCAAGAACGGCTACGACGCCAGCCGCGACCAGCCCCCCGAGCGACAGGCGCTCGAAATCCGGCTCGCCGCCACCGGCGACAGGCTCGAGATCATCGTCCGCGACCGCGGCAGCGGCATCGACGAGGCCACGCGTGCCAGGCTGTTCGAGCCCTTCTTCACCACCAAGGACGACGGCCTCGGGCTCGGCCTGTCGATCTGCCGCAGCATCGCCGAAGCCCACGGCGGGCGCCTGTTCGCCGGCACGCCTGCAGACGGCATCGGCACCTGCTTCACCCTGTCCCTGCCCGGACTGAAACACGATCCCGCTCATGACCGAACCTGA